The following proteins are co-located in the Malus sylvestris chromosome 13, drMalSylv7.2, whole genome shotgun sequence genome:
- the LOC126597422 gene encoding uncharacterized protein LOC126597422 isoform X2: MEDLRQTAFAYYKHASTDDQRLVDEFFYEMDLDENDRVSLQEFTEYMERHGDYKHLCNSLFFDEGHEELDFMDVMTLLYIIYSGRPFCNGQCKKFIKGVYFACVKCFDDYATDATNTFNVCPACYADGKYGHGHDKFLDSFLLLQSKRMTALNHRAASVTNESKAPEHGSTSETSNSSSPAPEAPPAPPAPPAPPRPLTPHTSNAMVPVNPRPNNSAGRKALKTIEVLLALGNIFAATQCTIM; encoded by the exons ATGGAGGATTTGCGCCAAACAGCATTTGCATACTACAAGCATGCGTCGACGGATGATCAACGGTTGGTAGATGAGTTTTTCTACGAAATGGATCTTGACGAGAACGACCGAGTGAGCTTGCAAGAGTTCACGGAGTACATGGAGAGGCATGGAGATTACAAGCATCTGTGTAACTCCCTTTTTTTCGACGAAGGACATGAAGAGCTTGATTTCATGGACGTGATGACTCTCTTGTACATTATTTATAGTGGAAGACCTTTTTGTAACGGGCAGTGCAAAAAATTTATCAAGGGAGTTTATTTCGCTTGTGTCAAATGCTTTGACGATTATGCCACTGATGCCACCAACACGTTCAATGTTTGCCCTGCTTGTTATGCTGATGGCAAATATGGCCATGGCCACGACAAATTCCTTGATAGCTTCCTGCTTCTTCAAAGCAAGAGGATGACAGCTTTGAACCACCGAGCAGCGTCAGTCACTAATGAG TCAAAGGCACCCGAGCATGGAAGTACATCGGAGACAAGCAATTCGTCTTCTCCAGCTCCAGAAGCTCCTCCAGCTCCTCCAGCTC CTCCAGCTCCTCCTCGTCCACTCACACCTCATACATCCAATGCAATGGTTCCCGTGAATCCAAGGCCTAACAAT AGTGCCGGGAGGAAAGCATTGAAGACGATCGAAGTGCTACTGGCCCTGGGAAATATCTTTGCTGCCACTCAGTGCACCATCATGTGA
- the LOC126597422 gene encoding uncharacterized protein LOC126597422 isoform X1 → MEDLRQTAFAYYKHASTDDQRLVDEFFYEMDLDENDRVSLQEFTEYMERHGDYKHLCNSLFFDEGHEELDFMDVMTLLYIIYSGRPFCNGQCKKFIKGVYFACVKCFDDYATDATNTFNVCPACYADGKYGHGHDKFLDSFLLLQSKRMTALNHRAASVTNESKAPEHGSTSETSNSSSPAPEAPPAPPALPAPPPAPPAPPAPPRPLTPHTSNAMVPVNPRPNNSAGRKALKTIEVLLALGNIFAATQCTIM, encoded by the exons ATGGAGGATTTGCGCCAAACAGCATTTGCATACTACAAGCATGCGTCGACGGATGATCAACGGTTGGTAGATGAGTTTTTCTACGAAATGGATCTTGACGAGAACGACCGAGTGAGCTTGCAAGAGTTCACGGAGTACATGGAGAGGCATGGAGATTACAAGCATCTGTGTAACTCCCTTTTTTTCGACGAAGGACATGAAGAGCTTGATTTCATGGACGTGATGACTCTCTTGTACATTATTTATAGTGGAAGACCTTTTTGTAACGGGCAGTGCAAAAAATTTATCAAGGGAGTTTATTTCGCTTGTGTCAAATGCTTTGACGATTATGCCACTGATGCCACCAACACGTTCAATGTTTGCCCTGCTTGTTATGCTGATGGCAAATATGGCCATGGCCACGACAAATTCCTTGATAGCTTCCTGCTTCTTCAAAGCAAGAGGATGACAGCTTTGAACCACCGAGCAGCGTCAGTCACTAATGAG TCAAAGGCACCCGAGCATGGAAGTACATCGGAGACAAGCAATTCGTCTTCTCCAGCTCCAGAAGCTCCTCCAGCTCCTCCAGCTCTTCCAGCTCCTCCTCCAGCTCCTCCAGCTCCTCCAGCTCCTCCTCGTCCACTCACACCTCATACATCCAATGCAATGGTTCCCGTGAATCCAAGGCCTAACAAT AGTGCCGGGAGGAAAGCATTGAAGACGATCGAAGTGCTACTGGCCCTGGGAAATATCTTTGCTGCCACTCAGTGCACCATCATGTGA